From Vagococcus jeotgali, one genomic window encodes:
- the lgt gene encoding prolipoprotein diacylglyceryl transferase — protein sequence MLATIDPTAFHIFGIGIQWYAIIIVTGIVLVSWMATKEGMRVGLQENDVIDFMLWALPISIIGARLYYVIFEWSYYSQHPSQILAIRNGGLAIYGGLIAGAIVLYFYTKNRFINTWTFLDVAAPSVLLGQAIGRWGNFMNHEAFGEITTKAFLHKLHLPSFIINNMYIDGAYRQPTFLYESVWNLVGFIIIILLRRKKDFFKQGEVALSYVIWYSFGRFFIEGMRTDSLMAFGGLRVSELLSAILFVAAIVIFWYRRKNDNLPYYNRDKGDIKKAI from the coding sequence TTGCTTGCTACAATTGATCCAACAGCGTTTCATATTTTCGGTATAGGTATTCAGTGGTATGCTATCATTATTGTAACAGGGATTGTTCTTGTTTCTTGGATGGCAACAAAAGAAGGAATGCGAGTTGGTTTACAAGAAAATGACGTGATTGATTTCATGCTTTGGGCTTTACCAATATCAATTATTGGTGCCAGACTATATTATGTTATTTTTGAATGGAGTTACTACTCACAGCATCCAAGTCAAATATTAGCTATTCGTAATGGTGGACTAGCTATTTATGGTGGTCTGATTGCTGGGGCTATTGTGTTGTATTTTTATACAAAAAATCGTTTTATTAATACATGGACTTTCCTAGATGTAGCAGCTCCTAGTGTATTGCTTGGGCAAGCTATTGGTCGTTGGGGTAATTTTATGAATCATGAAGCCTTTGGTGAAATCACAACGAAAGCTTTTTTACATAAACTACATTTACCTTCATTTATTATTAATAATATGTACATTGACGGAGCTTATCGACAACCAACGTTCTTATATGAAAGTGTCTGGAATCTAGTTGGTTTTATCATCATCATCTTATTAAGAAGGAAAAAAGATTTCTTCAAACAAGGTGAAGTAGCTCTATCATATGTGATTTGGTATTCATTTGGTCGCTTCTTTATAGAAGGGATGCGAACAGATAGCTTAATGGCCTTTGGTGGTTTGAGAGTGTCGGAATTACTATCAGCCATACTATTTGTAGCAGCTATTGTCATTTTTTGGTATAGAAGAAAAAATGATAATCTACCGTATTATAACCGTGATAAAGGTGATATAAAAAAAGCAATATAA
- a CDS encoding NAD(P)H-dependent glycerol-3-phosphate dehydrogenase yields MRQKIAVLGAGSWGTALAMVLVENGHHVHIWGHHPSQIEEINTQHTNSKYLKDIKLPEALIGETSLEDCVRDADAVLFVIPTKAMRQVARDFAEVCQNKPVIIHASKGLEQESYKRISDILEEEIPASKREGIVVLSGPSHAEEVAVKDVTTITAASSSLACAEYVQHLFSNAYFRVYTNTDVIGVEMGAALKNIIALGSGALDGLGFGDNARAAIMTRGLAEISRLGVEMGADPLTFIGLSGVGDLAVTCASEHSRNFKAGYLLGQGSSLEDVLDNMGMIVEGVYTTNAAYELAKERDIDMPITEAIYDVIYNGEDISTTIKNIMLRDYKSE; encoded by the coding sequence ATGAGACAAAAAATTGCTGTGCTAGGAGCAGGTTCTTGGGGAACAGCACTAGCTATGGTTTTGGTTGAAAATGGTCATCATGTTCATATTTGGGGACATCATCCAAGCCAAATTGAAGAAATAAATACTCAACATACGAATTCAAAATATTTAAAAGATATTAAGCTACCTGAAGCTTTGATTGGTGAAACGAGTTTAGAGGATTGTGTGAGGGATGCTGATGCTGTTTTATTTGTAATCCCAACGAAAGCTATGAGACAAGTGGCTAGAGATTTTGCTGAGGTTTGTCAAAATAAACCAGTTATTATCCATGCAAGTAAAGGACTTGAACAAGAAAGTTATAAACGTATCTCTGATATTTTAGAAGAAGAAATTCCAGCTAGTAAACGTGAGGGAATTGTTGTATTATCAGGGCCAAGTCATGCAGAAGAAGTTGCTGTAAAAGACGTGACGACTATTACAGCAGCATCTAGCTCACTAGCTTGTGCAGAGTATGTTCAGCATCTATTCTCAAATGCTTATTTTAGAGTGTATACTAACACTGACGTAATTGGCGTTGAGATGGGGGCGGCCTTAAAAAATATTATTGCCCTTGGTTCTGGTGCTTTAGACGGATTAGGTTTTGGTGATAATGCAAGAGCAGCGATTATGACAAGAGGATTAGCTGAGATTAGTCGTTTAGGTGTTGAAATGGGGGCAGACCCACTAACGTTTATTGGTCTAAGCGGTGTTGGAGATCTAGCAGTTACTTGTGCTAGTGAGCATTCTAGAAACTTTAAAGCAGGTTATTTACTTGGACAAGGTAGTAGCTTAGAAGATGTTCTGGATAATATGGGTATGATTGTGGAAGGTGTTTATACAACAAATGCCGCGTACGAATTAGCCAAAGAACGTGATATTGATATGCCGATTACAGAGGCTATTTATGATGTGATTTATAATGGAGAAGATATATCTACAACTATTAAAAATATTATGTTAAGAGACTACAAATCAGAATAG
- the galU gene encoding UTP--glucose-1-phosphate uridylyltransferase GalU → MSKVKKAIIPAAGLGTRFLPATKAMAKEMLPIVDKPTIQFIVEEARASGIEDILIVTGKAKRPIEDHFDSNLELEMNLKEKGKTDLLQMVEETTGLNLHFIRQSHPLGLGHAVLQAKSFVGNEPFVVMLGDDLMSDDIPLTKQLINNYDSIHASTIAVMEVPEEDVSKYGIINPGEEVQKDLYNVKNFVEKPSQKDAPSNLAIIGRYLLTPEIFEVLEKQKPGAGGEIQLTDAIDTLNKTQRVFAHKFTGIRYDVGDKFGYMKTSIEYGLEHPQIKDDLKDLIIELGAKLSKEDEKKAKKEVKKDK, encoded by the coding sequence ATGAGTAAAGTAAAAAAAGCAATTATACCAGCAGCAGGTCTTGGGACAAGATTTTTACCAGCAACAAAAGCAATGGCCAAAGAGATGCTACCAATTGTTGATAAACCAACAATTCAGTTTATTGTAGAAGAAGCAAGAGCTTCAGGAATTGAAGACATTTTAATTGTAACAGGAAAAGCAAAACGCCCAATTGAGGATCATTTTGATTCAAACTTAGAGCTTGAGATGAATTTAAAAGAAAAAGGTAAGACAGATCTATTACAAATGGTAGAAGAAACAACAGGCTTAAATTTACATTTTATTCGTCAATCACACCCACTAGGTTTAGGTCATGCTGTCTTACAAGCTAAATCATTTGTTGGTAATGAACCATTTGTTGTGATGCTTGGTGATGATTTAATGAGTGATGATATTCCTTTAACTAAACAATTAATTAATAATTATGATTCTATTCATGCATCAACGATTGCTGTTATGGAAGTTCCAGAAGAAGATGTTTCTAAATATGGTATTATTAATCCAGGTGAAGAAGTACAAAAAGACTTATATAATGTGAAAAATTTTGTTGAAAAGCCATCACAAAAAGATGCACCAAGTAACTTAGCTATTATCGGTCGCTATTTATTAACGCCTGAGATTTTTGAAGTGCTAGAAAAACAAAAACCAGGTGCTGGTGGTGAGATTCAGCTAACAGATGCTATTGATACACTAAACAAAACTCAACGCGTCTTTGCTCATAAATTTACGGGTATTCGCTATGATGTTGGTGATAAGTTTGGCTATATGAAAACAAGCATCGAATATGGACTAGAGCATCCACAAATCAAGGATGACTTAAAAGACTTAATTATTGAACTAGGTGCAAAATTAAGTAAAGAAGATGAAAAAAAAGCGAAAAAAGAAGTAAAAAAAGATAAATAA
- a CDS encoding nucleoid-associated protein, whose amino-acid sequence MKITKAILHILDKDSNQLIVSQSPLVLSEFSVKEYLNSVTKRLDKGEFKYGVLSESSEMMSYINGLDEEFVGQSQHIAQMVFDSMAISEDTPSGDLLVCILENDKLERFFCMIKFNYKPSYTHMVTYEDDMMLNNIILNKTIFPSTTQKIEECVIVNLDTKETKIIEKKYSFEGQKRLFFTERLLQIDPPPTVSEKLKIVKKAVKEVGKRYNEDEYISMSQTQQAIFESIESEGIIDTEKVAEAVFKDNHAAKDEYREIIIQTKFTEDIPENIPKYEKKYSKQKFKLDNGIELSIPSDVFNDQDTVEFINNPDGTISVIIKNIEDIMSRF is encoded by the coding sequence ATGAAAATTACTAAAGCTATTCTACATATTTTAGATAAAGATAGTAATCAGTTAATAGTATCTCAATCACCACTTGTACTAAGTGAGTTCTCAGTGAAAGAATATTTAAATTCTGTGACCAAAAGATTGGATAAAGGGGAATTTAAGTATGGTGTTTTATCAGAGAGTTCAGAAATGATGTCCTATATAAATGGACTAGATGAAGAGTTTGTTGGTCAGAGTCAACATATTGCCCAAATGGTCTTTGATAGTATGGCAATTAGTGAGGATACTCCTAGTGGGGACTTACTAGTTTGTATTCTGGAAAATGATAAACTTGAGAGATTCTTTTGTATGATTAAATTCAACTACAAACCAAGTTACACTCATATGGTTACTTATGAAGATGATATGATGCTCAATAACATCATCTTAAACAAAACTATTTTTCCTTCTACTACTCAAAAAATTGAAGAATGTGTGATTGTCAATTTAGATACTAAAGAAACTAAAATTATTGAGAAGAAATATAGCTTTGAAGGACAAAAGAGATTATTTTTTACAGAGAGACTGCTCCAAATAGACCCACCCCCAACAGTGAGTGAGAAATTAAAGATTGTCAAAAAGGCAGTGAAAGAAGTTGGTAAAAGATATAATGAAGATGAATATATTAGTATGAGTCAAACCCAGCAAGCTATTTTTGAGAGTATTGAATCAGAAGGGATTATTGATACTGAAAAAGTTGCAGAAGCTGTGTTTAAGGATAATCATGCAGCCAAAGATGAATACAGAGAAATAATCATTCAGACAAAATTCACTGAAGATATTCCAGAAAATATTCCTAAATATGAGAAAAAATATAGCAAGCAAAAATTTAAGCTAGATAACGGGATTGAATTATCTATTCCAAGTGATGTATTTAATGATCAAGATACAGTAGAATTTATAAATAATCCTGATGGGACTATATCTGTTATAATTAAAAATATTGAGGATATCATGAGTAGATTTTAA
- a CDS encoding alpha/beta fold hydrolase has translation MKRTIEHIPAIEVVSDELKNEALPLVIYYHGWETSKELALTPARKIAAKKIRVILPDAMYHGERRVKKKSMIPSFAFWSSIQHNLIEFDTIIDYYLKRDLILDDRIGVAGFSMGGMTTSGLLTKHPEIKVASILMGTPSYQGFIDRLLLAKRKYHVNVPDDLEDILFWTTRYDLNTQPETLAGRPLYFWHGTDDIKIPYSSSHDFYKQYKDTPSGRGMVYETGENKPHILTPDIMEHTAEFFSSHL, from the coding sequence ATGAAACGAACTATCGAACACATTCCAGCAATCGAGGTCGTATCTGATGAATTAAAAAATGAAGCTCTACCTTTAGTGATCTATTACCACGGTTGGGAAACATCAAAAGAACTAGCGCTAACTCCTGCTAGAAAAATAGCAGCTAAAAAAATACGTGTTATCTTACCTGATGCTATGTACCACGGAGAACGACGAGTGAAAAAAAAATCCATGATTCCTTCATTTGCTTTTTGGTCAAGTATTCAACATAATTTAATCGAATTCGATACAATTATTGATTATTATTTAAAACGTGATTTAATTTTAGATGACAGAATTGGTGTTGCTGGTTTTTCAATGGGTGGCATGACAACTTCTGGGTTATTAACAAAACATCCAGAAATAAAAGTAGCTAGTATTTTGATGGGAACACCAAGCTACCAAGGGTTTATTGATAGACTATTATTAGCTAAAAGAAAGTATCATGTTAATGTACCAGACGACTTAGAAGACATACTATTTTGGACAACACGTTATGATTTAAATACTCAACCAGAAACATTAGCTGGCAGACCTTTATATTTTTGGCATGGCACTGATGATATAAAGATCCCTTATTCAAGTAGCCATGACTTTTATAAGCAATATAAAGATACACCTTCTGGACGTGGTATGGTATATGAAACAGGAGAGAATAAACCACATATACTAACGCCAGATATTATGGAGCATACTGCTGAATTTTTTAGTTCACATTTGTAA
- a CDS encoding TPM domain-containing protein: MKKIYSHCLILAVSLLILLGFSGQVLAQSSRIFDEANLFDSSEKQHLQQEIDTFIKDTNMDFVLVTTEDTKGEDWEAYADNFYDEGPFGTNDTKDGMLFLIDMEHRKFHISTTGHMIPILNDNRIQTIIDHITPDMVEGDYEKAVSNVIHESFNYVKKGPVNGYTYDPETGKSIKVKYLSPTKWTIAVIFGLGCGGAMYLMISRKYLLKKSEYHYPYQQMSSLDLTESNTTKVYDVVTQRHVPKPSSNNGGGGSSTHMGGSGTSHGGGSGSF; this comes from the coding sequence TTGAAAAAAATATATTCGCACTGTCTCATACTTGCTGTTAGTTTGTTAATTTTATTAGGGTTTTCAGGACAGGTCTTAGCACAAAGTAGCCGAATATTTGATGAGGCCAATTTATTTGATTCCTCTGAAAAACAACACTTACAACAGGAAATTGATACCTTTATTAAAGATACTAACATGGATTTTGTCTTAGTAACTACTGAAGATACTAAGGGAGAGGATTGGGAAGCTTACGCAGATAATTTTTATGATGAAGGCCCATTTGGTACTAATGATACCAAAGATGGCATGCTCTTTCTCATCGACATGGAACATCGAAAATTTCACATTTCTACAACAGGTCATATGATTCCTATACTAAATGATAATAGAATTCAAACTATTATTGATCATATCACACCGGATATGGTTGAGGGAGATTATGAAAAAGCAGTATCTAATGTCATTCATGAAAGTTTCAATTATGTTAAAAAAGGACCAGTTAACGGATACACCTATGATCCAGAAACAGGAAAAAGTATTAAGGTAAAATACTTATCTCCTACTAAATGGACTATCGCTGTTATTTTCGGCTTAGGTTGTGGTGGTGCCATGTATCTCATGATTTCAAGAAAATATCTACTTAAAAAATCCGAGTATCATTATCCGTACCAGCAAATGAGTTCCCTTGACTTAACAGAATCAAACACGACAAAAGTCTATGATGTCGTAACTCAACGTCATGTTCCAAAACCCTCATCAAATAATGGTGGCGGTGGATCTAGCACACATATGGGTGGTAGTGGAACAAGTCATGGCGGTGGCAGCGGTAGTTTTTAA
- a CDS encoding TFIIB-type zinc ribbon-containing protein, with protein MTESVISHKCPNCDGPLLFDPEKQQFHCEYCLSVFTETDLSETEQVTSAENIQETSHETFNLYDCPSCGAEVVTDETTAATFCYYCHNPVVLKDRISGEFLPNNILPFAISKDQAKESFINWTNKKKFIPKGFFDASQIDKITGIYFPYWKTDAQFKGRIRATGTKITIWRVGETEYTRTRRYKLSRGGSAKFFDLIKNALQKNEKQLMIESVQPFPMENISNFDSKFLSGFQAEKRDLEFSQIEQRVNNELSHYTENLLKNQINGFTSVHVKNKEINLINQSNKYLLLPVWIVTYPNHEIKMNPYYYAMNGVTGKTSGKLPINKPKLIGASLTLGVIIMLIVLLGGYWLF; from the coding sequence ATGACAGAAAGTGTCATATCTCATAAATGTCCAAATTGTGATGGGCCTTTATTATTTGATCCAGAAAAACAACAATTTCACTGTGAATATTGTTTAAGTGTCTTTACAGAAACAGACCTAAGTGAAACTGAGCAAGTCACTTCTGCAGAGAATATTCAAGAAACAAGTCATGAAACATTTAATTTATACGATTGCCCTTCCTGCGGAGCTGAGGTTGTAACAGACGAGACTACAGCAGCAACTTTTTGCTATTACTGCCATAACCCTGTTGTATTAAAAGATAGAATATCAGGAGAATTTTTGCCTAATAATATTTTACCCTTTGCTATTTCAAAAGACCAAGCAAAAGAATCCTTTATTAATTGGACAAACAAGAAAAAATTTATTCCAAAAGGATTCTTCGATGCATCCCAAATCGATAAAATTACCGGTATTTATTTCCCTTACTGGAAAACTGATGCCCAGTTTAAAGGTCGTATTAGAGCAACAGGTACTAAAATAACCATATGGCGTGTAGGAGAAACTGAATATACACGTACTAGACGCTATAAACTTAGTCGCGGCGGTAGTGCAAAGTTCTTTGATTTAATTAAAAATGCCCTACAAAAAAACGAAAAGCAATTAATGATTGAGTCAGTTCAACCATTTCCCATGGAAAATATTTCAAATTTTGATTCTAAATTTTTATCAGGATTCCAAGCAGAAAAACGTGATCTTGAGTTTTCACAGATTGAACAAAGGGTGAATAATGAATTGTCTCATTACACTGAAAATTTATTAAAGAATCAAATTAATGGTTTTACTAGTGTTCATGTGAAAAATAAAGAGATCAATTTAATTAATCAGTCAAACAAATACCTATTGCTTCCTGTTTGGATTGTGACTTATCCTAATCATGAAATCAAGATGAACCCATACTATTATGCTATGAACGGCGTGACAGGAAAAACGAGTGGTAAACTGCCGATTAATAAACCTAAATTAATAGGAGCATCTCTTACTCTTGGTGTCATTATTATGTTAATTGTTCTATTAGGGGGGTATTGGTTATTTTGA
- a CDS encoding SPFH domain-containing protein, with protein MGLIKTGLDSIGGGLADQWLEVIEPFDLSDDIVMTTGVQVRKDSKRQGNKKGTEGFISDGSVVYVYPNTMMLLIDGGKIIDYTAEEGYYTVDNASAPSMFSGSLKESIAESFNRFKYGGLPPQRQQVVYINLQEIRGIKFGTPAPLNYFDNFYNAELFLRAHGTYSIKIVDPILFYTNVLPKNKQRVTISEINDQFLSEFLTALQTSINQMSQAGERISYISSKSMELSKFMSSVLDEDWTHLRGMEVVSVGVSSISYTDDSKELINMRNKGAMLGDAAIREGFVQGSVAEGLRDAGSNPGGSVQGFMGVNMGMGGSGDYLSQSSRQNHEQMKEQVQQANPVQSDIWICSNDQTENTGKFCSECGQAKPVQQGVGIKMRCANCHEIIMIVDTVPKFCPECGQAFQGLPL; from the coding sequence ATGGGACTTATAAAAACAGGTTTAGATTCTATCGGTGGCGGATTAGCTGATCAATGGTTAGAAGTCATTGAGCCATTTGATTTAAGCGATGACATTGTTATGACTACAGGTGTTCAAGTTAGAAAAGATAGCAAACGCCAAGGAAATAAAAAAGGGACTGAAGGATTCATCTCAGATGGTTCTGTTGTCTATGTTTATCCAAATACAATGATGTTACTAATTGATGGTGGGAAAATTATTGATTACACTGCTGAAGAGGGTTATTACACAGTAGATAATGCATCAGCACCATCTATGTTTAGTGGTAGCTTAAAAGAATCCATTGCAGAATCTTTTAATCGCTTCAAATATGGTGGCTTACCTCCTCAAAGACAACAAGTTGTCTACATCAATTTACAAGAAATTCGTGGTATCAAATTTGGGACTCCTGCACCATTAAATTATTTTGATAATTTTTATAATGCAGAATTATTTTTACGTGCTCATGGCACTTATTCAATTAAAATCGTTGATCCCATTCTTTTTTATACAAATGTTTTACCTAAAAATAAACAACGTGTCACTATTTCTGAAATCAACGATCAATTTTTATCAGAATTTTTAACAGCTCTACAAACATCAATTAATCAAATGTCTCAAGCTGGTGAGCGAATCTCTTATATTTCCTCAAAAAGTATGGAATTAAGTAAATTCATGTCTAGTGTATTAGATGAAGACTGGACTCACCTACGTGGTATGGAAGTAGTATCTGTTGGTGTATCTAGTATTTCTTACACGGATGATTCAAAAGAGCTAATTAACATGCGAAACAAAGGGGCGATGCTAGGTGATGCTGCTATTCGTGAAGGATTTGTCCAAGGCTCTGTTGCAGAAGGGTTACGTGATGCTGGGAGTAACCCTGGGGGTAGCGTTCAAGGATTTATGGGAGTCAATATGGGAATGGGTGGATCTGGTGATTATCTAAGCCAAAGCTCAAGACAAAACCATGAACAAATGAAAGAACAAGTTCAACAAGCTAACCCTGTTCAATCAGATATTTGGATTTGTTCAAATGATCAAACTGAAAATACTGGTAAGTTTTGCTCAGAATGCGGACAAGCAAAACCTGTTCAACAAGGCGTCGGAATAAAAATGAGATGTGCTAATTGTCATGAAATCATTATGATTGTCGATACGGTCCCTAAATTTTGTCCAGAATGTGGACAAGCATTTCAAGGACTTCCTTTATAA